Proteins encoded within one genomic window of Glycine soja cultivar W05 chromosome 1, ASM419377v2, whole genome shotgun sequence:
- the LOC114366815 gene encoding uncharacterized protein LOC114366815: MAEDQPRRVTLKDYSTSTVPQFFTSIARPEVQAHNITYPHSLIQLIQGNLFHGLPNEDPYAHLATYIEICNTVKIAGVPEDAVRISLFSFSLVGEAKRWMHSFKGNNLKTWEEVVEKFLKKYFLESKTAEGKAAISSFHQFLDESLSEALERFRSLLRRTLTHGFSESIQLKFFIDGLRPQSKQLLDASTGGKIKLKTPEEAIELIENMAASDHAILRDRTHVPTKRSLLELSSQDALLAQNKLLAKQLESLTKTLSKLPTQLQVTQPSHSAVMQVGGCSIHGGSHESGCCIPLEDSAKEVNYMGNQHIPRFNVGGFSGYQEAYNFNQN, translated from the coding sequence ATGGCTGAGGATCAACCACGGAGGGTGACTCTTAAAGATTATTCTACCTCGACcgtgccacaatttttcacaaGCATTGCACGACCAGAAGTTCAAGCTCACAACATCACATATcctcattccttgatccagTTGATTCAAggaaatttgtttcatggtttgCCGAATGAAGACCCTTATGCACACCTTGCTACTTATATAGAAATCTGCAATACTGTGAAAATTGCAGGTGTGCCGGAAGATGCAGTAAGAattagcttgttttcattttctttggttggagaagccaagaggtggatGCACTCGTTCAAGGGAAAcaacttaaaaacttgggaagaGGTTGTAGAGAAATTTCTAAAGAAGTACTTCCTAGAGTCCAAGACAGCTGAAGGCAAGGCAGCTATCTCTTCATTCCATCAATTTCTAGATGAATCCCTGAGTGAAGCACTTGAGAGATTTCGTAGCTTGCTGCGGAGAACACTGACTCATGGATTCTCCGAGTCGATTCAACTGAAATTTTTTATAGATGGTTTGAGACCGCAGTCCAAGCAGTTATTGGATGCTTCTACTGGAGGAAAAATTAAgttgaagacccctgaagaagcAATAGAGcttattgaaaatatggctgcaagtGATCATGCTATTTTGCGTGATAGGACTCATGTACCCACAAAGAGAAGCCTGTTAGAGCTTTCTTCACAAGATGCACtattggcacagaacaagcTGCTAGCTAAGCAACTAGAATCATTGACGAAGACACTTAGTAAGCTGCCAACCCAATTGCAAGTGACTCAACCTTCACATTCAGCAGTTATGCAGGTTGGAGGTTGTAGCATACATGGAGGATCGCATGAATCTGGTTGTTGTATACCTCTTGAAGATTCTGCAAAAGAAGTgaattatatgggaaatcaacacaTACCAAGGTTTAATGTAGGTGGATTTTCAGGTTATCAGGAAGCTTACAATTTTAATCAGAATTAA